A stretch of the Sphingomonas sp. CL5.1 genome encodes the following:
- a CDS encoding AMP-binding protein, translated as MNGLSIASGPTDTPLLEITIGAALRQAAARWGDDLALVSRHQAIRWTWRAFDAEVDRVATGLLARGVGKGDRVGIWAPNCAEWAVIQFATARIGAILVNINPAYRVTEVEYALNKVGCAMLVTAASFKSSDYLAMLREIWPAKVPGLRLIVTLGDEAHDGFLPWSALRAAPDAPALAAAEAALDPNDAINIQFTSGTTGLPKGATLTHRNILNNGYFTARTLHLTPADRICVPVPLYHCFGMVLGNLAAVTSGAALIYPAESFEPVRVLEAVAAERCTALYGVPTMFITILNHPILAVTDTSSLRTGILAGSPCPLATMREVMERLNMREVTIGYGMTETSPLTTQTATDDPIEERVGSVGRVHPHAQAKIVGPDGATLPYGEQGEYCSRGYAVMRGYWDDPEKTAEAIDADGWMHSGDLATMDERGYVRITGRIKDMIIRGGENIYPREIEEFLLGHDAVADAQVFGVADETYGEEVCAWIIPRPDAALTAEEVLAHCKGRIAHYKVPRYIRIVEAFAMTVTGKAQKFEMRRVMEAELEARDLRTERRLSRP; from the coding sequence ATGAACGGGCTTTCCATCGCCAGCGGGCCGACCGATACGCCGCTGCTGGAGATCACCATCGGCGCGGCGCTGCGCCAGGCCGCCGCGCGGTGGGGCGACGATCTGGCGCTCGTCTCGCGTCATCAGGCGATCCGCTGGACGTGGCGCGCGTTCGACGCGGAGGTCGATCGCGTCGCCACGGGCCTGCTGGCGCGCGGCGTGGGGAAGGGCGACCGGGTCGGCATTTGGGCGCCCAATTGCGCCGAATGGGCGGTGATCCAGTTCGCCACCGCGCGGATCGGCGCGATCCTCGTCAACATCAACCCGGCCTATCGCGTGACGGAGGTCGAATATGCGCTGAACAAGGTCGGCTGCGCCATGCTGGTGACGGCGGCGAGCTTCAAGAGCAGCGACTATCTCGCCATGCTGCGCGAGATCTGGCCGGCGAAGGTGCCGGGGCTGCGGCTGATCGTCACGCTCGGCGATGAAGCGCACGACGGCTTCCTGCCGTGGAGCGCGCTTCGCGCCGCGCCCGATGCGCCCGCGCTGGCGGCGGCGGAAGCCGCGCTCGATCCGAACGACGCTATCAACATCCAGTTCACCAGCGGCACCACCGGCCTGCCCAAAGGCGCGACGCTCACCCATCGCAACATCCTCAACAACGGTTATTTCACCGCTCGCACCCTGCACCTCACCCCGGCGGACCGCATCTGCGTGCCGGTGCCGCTTTATCATTGCTTCGGCATGGTGCTGGGCAATCTCGCGGCGGTGACGAGCGGCGCGGCGTTGATCTATCCGGCGGAAAGCTTCGAACCCGTCCGCGTGCTGGAGGCCGTGGCGGCGGAACGCTGCACCGCGCTCTACGGCGTGCCGACGATGTTCATCACCATCCTCAACCACCCCATTCTGGCGGTCACCGACACATCCTCGCTGCGCACCGGCATCCTTGCCGGCTCGCCGTGTCCGCTCGCCACGATGCGCGAGGTGATGGAGCGTCTCAACATGCGCGAGGTGACGATCGGCTACGGCATGACCGAGACCAGCCCGCTCACCACCCAGACCGCCACCGACGATCCGATCGAGGAGCGGGTCGGCTCGGTCGGCCGCGTGCATCCCCATGCGCAGGCGAAGATCGTCGGCCCCGACGGCGCGACGCTGCCTTATGGCGAGCAGGGTGAATATTGCTCGCGCGGCTATGCGGTAATGCGCGGCTATTGGGACGACCCCGAAAAGACCGCCGAGGCGATTGATGCCGACGGCTGGATGCATTCCGGCGACCTCGCGACGATGGACGAGCGCGGCTATGTCCGCATCACCGGCCGCATCAAGGACATGATCATCCGCGGCGGCGAGAACATCTACCCGCGCGAGATCGAGGAGTTCCTGCTCGGCCACGATGCGGTCGCCGACGCGCAGGTGTTCGGCGTGGCGGACGAGACCTATGGCGAGGAGGTCTGCGCCTGGATCATCCCGCGCCCCGATGCGGCGCTGACCGCCGAGGAGGTGCTGGCGCACTGCAAGGGCCGCATCGCGCACTACAAGGTGCCGCGCTACATCCGCATCGTCGAGGCGTTCGCGATGACCGTCACCGGCAAGGCGCAGAAGTTCGAGATGCGCCGCGTCATGGAGGCGGAGCTGGAAGCGCGGGACTTGCGGACGGAACGTCGGCTCTCGCGACCATAG
- a CDS encoding TonB-dependent receptor plug domain-containing protein, translated as MKDLLLLRTSGAALAVAIALVAPPVLAQAADTPETNAPGEIIVTATKRSESLQSVPISVSAIGGDDLSKSRTTSVDDLTSKVANLQMTGIVGDNTPIFSLRGVSMSDYSLNQSSPVATYYDEVYKGNFAFLGVAMYDLERVEVLRGPQGTLYGKNTTGGAVNIISRDAALGETGGYINAGYGNYNRVDVNGAINLALGDKAALRVAGTYSHADGWFRNVLPGMPDLAETREFAFRATLH; from the coding sequence ATGAAGGATCTTTTGTTGTTGCGGACGAGCGGGGCGGCGCTGGCCGTCGCAATCGCGCTAGTGGCGCCGCCGGTTCTGGCCCAGGCGGCCGATACGCCGGAAACCAATGCGCCGGGTGAGATCATCGTCACTGCGACCAAGCGTTCGGAAAGCCTCCAGTCGGTGCCGATCTCGGTCTCGGCGATCGGCGGGGACGATCTTTCCAAATCGCGCACAACCAGCGTCGATGACCTGACAAGCAAGGTCGCCAACCTCCAGATGACCGGCATCGTCGGCGACAATACGCCGATCTTCAGCCTGCGCGGCGTGTCGATGTCGGATTATTCGCTCAACCAGTCCAGCCCGGTCGCGACCTATTATGACGAGGTCTATAAAGGCAATTTCGCCTTCCTCGGCGTCGCCATGTACGATCTTGAGCGGGTGGAGGTGCTGCGCGGGCCGCAGGGCACGCTCTACGGCAAGAACACCACCGGCGGCGCGGTCAATATCATCAGCCGCGACGCCGCGCTCGGCGAGACCGGCGGCTACATCAACGCGGGCTATGGCAATTACAACCGCGTCGATGTGAACGGCGCGATCAACCTCGCGCTGGGCGACAAGGCCGCGCTGCGCGTCGCGGGCACCTACAGCCATGCCGACGGCTGGTTCAGGAACGTCCTGCCCGGCATGCCCGACCTCGCCGAAACGCGCGAGTTCGCCTTTCGCGCCACCTTGCACTGA
- a CDS encoding S9 family peptidase: MKRFSLILLAAMVATPSLAAGPDCRIGSYALADGRNLDIGPSEGTAWRWRLEDGTTGKLTPAGSGQWTSTLGWTDRPDGKTVTFDCDQGAVRFAEVAGKRIPFDVTDTRFRGAGVDLAGRLILPKGAGKVPIVVLIHGSEHESGIVNFALQRQFAARGIGVFVYDKRGSGASGGRYTQDYLLLADDAIAAVHEAKRLAGARAGKVGYQAGSQGGWVAPLAARIEPVDFVIVGFGLAVSPLEEDREAIALNMRDRGYGADIGAKAMEVADATAAVLLSDFREGYDGIAAVRRKYGQEPWFRHVRGDVSYVLLEKDAAELRELGPALLAGIPWQYDPMPVLRNLAVPQLWILAENDMDAPSAETARRLKALAANGRPITTVMFPHTEHGIYEYEIGPDGKRLSTRQPDGYFRMMVDFIRNGRIGAGYGTARIAGPAG, from the coding sequence GTGAAACGCTTCTCCCTCATCCTGCTGGCGGCCATGGTCGCCACGCCGTCGCTGGCGGCCGGGCCGGACTGCCGGATCGGCTCCTATGCTCTTGCCGATGGCCGCAATCTCGATATCGGGCCGTCTGAAGGAACCGCGTGGCGCTGGCGGCTGGAGGACGGCACCACCGGCAAGCTCACTCCCGCCGGATCGGGGCAATGGACCAGCACGCTCGGCTGGACCGATCGCCCGGATGGCAAGACCGTCACCTTCGATTGCGACCAGGGGGCGGTCCGTTTCGCCGAAGTTGCCGGCAAGCGCATTCCGTTCGACGTCACCGATACGAGGTTCAGAGGCGCTGGCGTCGATCTCGCCGGGCGGCTCATTCTGCCCAAGGGCGCGGGCAAGGTGCCGATCGTCGTCCTGATCCACGGCTCGGAGCATGAGTCGGGCATCGTCAACTTCGCCTTGCAGCGACAGTTCGCCGCGCGGGGAATTGGCGTTTTCGTCTATGACAAGCGCGGCAGCGGCGCGTCGGGTGGCCGATATACGCAGGACTATCTGCTGCTCGCCGACGATGCGATCGCGGCGGTGCATGAGGCGAAGCGGCTGGCCGGCGCGCGGGCGGGGAAGGTGGGCTATCAGGCCGGCAGCCAGGGAGGCTGGGTCGCGCCGCTTGCCGCGCGGATCGAGCCGGTCGATTTCGTCATCGTCGGCTTCGGGCTGGCGGTGTCGCCGCTGGAGGAGGATCGCGAGGCGATCGCGCTCAACATGCGCGATCGCGGTTATGGCGCGGACATCGGGGCGAAGGCGATGGAGGTCGCGGACGCGACCGCCGCGGTGCTGCTCAGCGATTTCCGCGAAGGCTATGACGGGATCGCGGCGGTGCGGCGGAAATACGGGCAGGAGCCGTGGTTTCGCCATGTTCGGGGTGATGTGAGCTACGTCCTGCTGGAGAAGGATGCGGCGGAATTGCGGGAACTGGGGCCCGCGCTGCTGGCCGGCATCCCGTGGCAATATGATCCGATGCCGGTGCTGCGCAACCTCGCCGTCCCGCAGCTCTGGATATTGGCCGAGAACGACATGGACGCCCCAAGCGCGGAGACTGCGCGCCGATTGAAGGCGCTGGCGGCGAACGGCCGTCCCATCACGACCGTCATGTTCCCGCACACCGAGCACGGCATCTACGAATATGAAATCGGCCCCGACGGCAAGCGGCTCTCGACGCGCCAGCCAGACGGCTATTTCCGCATGATGGTCGATTTCATCCGCAACGGCCGGATCGGCGCGGGCTATGGTACGGCGCGGATCGCCGGGCCGGCGGGATGA
- the phoU gene encoding phosphate signaling complex protein PhoU, with protein MNDTTGSGDRHTVAAFDAELGGLRTTVMEMGGLAEYALANALSALSDADDERARKVVEGDAAIDALERRIDQQVIQTLMRRSPFADDLREVLMAHRVSGYLERVGDYAKGVARRVPSMRSPTERRAAKVLSELGSRAYDMLVGVLNAYAARDPEKAKAVYEGDARIDEEYQRVFLALLAQMANDASTIPAVGQLLLAAKSLERTGDQATNIAELIYSTYTSSKLSSRGERGIDEGGANEPG; from the coding sequence ATGAACGACACTACCGGCAGCGGCGATCGCCATACCGTCGCGGCATTCGATGCGGAGCTGGGCGGACTGCGCACCACCGTGATGGAGATGGGCGGGCTGGCCGAATATGCCCTCGCCAACGCGCTCTCCGCCTTGTCCGACGCCGATGACGAACGCGCGCGCAAGGTGGTGGAGGGCGACGCGGCGATCGACGCGCTCGAACGGCGGATCGACCAGCAGGTGATCCAGACGCTGATGCGCCGCTCCCCCTTCGCGGACGATCTGCGCGAGGTGCTGATGGCGCATCGCGTCTCCGGCTATCTGGAGCGCGTCGGGGATTATGCCAAGGGCGTCGCGCGCCGGGTGCCGTCGATGCGCTCGCCGACCGAACGCCGCGCGGCCAAGGTGCTGAGCGAGCTTGGCTCCCGCGCCTATGACATGCTGGTCGGCGTGCTCAACGCCTATGCCGCGCGCGACCCGGAAAAGGCCAAGGCGGTCTATGAGGGCGACGCGCGCATCGACGAGGAATATCAGCGCGTGTTCCTCGCGCTGCTCGCCCAGATGGCGAACGACGCCTCGACCATCCCGGCGGTCGGCCAGCTCCTGCTCGCGGCCAAGAGCCTTGAGCGGACCGGCGATCAGGCGACCAATATCGCCGAGCTGATCTATTCGACCTATACCTCCTCGAAACTGTCCTCTCGCGGGGAGCGGGGCATCGACGAGGGCGGAGCCAACGAACCGGGGTGA
- the pstA gene encoding phosphate ABC transporter permease PstA encodes MTRMTARARRRSIVNLIFVAACGMTAVIALGALALIGWSLLSKGVGGINADLFTMSQPAPGSRGGLLNAIVGSVILCGLAMVFAVVVGVLAGTWLSEYGGRTKLGHAVRFLNDVLLSAPSILIGLFVSELLVRNVIGHFSALAGSIALAILAVPIVTRTTEDILLLQPTALREAGMALGATRAFVVRKIVWRSAATGLLTAGLLGFARISGETAPLLFTSLGNQFFSVNLLQPIASLPTTIFQFALSAYDDWQRLAWAGALLIAASVLAINIAGRAIIHRKTS; translated from the coding sequence ATGACCCGGATGACCGCACGCGCGCGCCGCCGCTCGATCGTCAACCTGATTTTCGTCGCCGCCTGCGGGATGACGGCGGTGATCGCGCTCGGGGCGCTGGCGCTGATCGGCTGGTCGCTGCTGTCGAAGGGCGTCGGCGGGATCAACGCCGATCTGTTCACCATGTCCCAGCCCGCGCCGGGGTCGCGCGGCGGCCTGCTCAACGCGATCGTCGGGTCGGTGATCCTGTGCGGGCTGGCGATGGTGTTCGCCGTGGTCGTGGGCGTGCTCGCGGGGACCTGGCTCTCCGAATATGGCGGACGCACGAAGCTCGGCCATGCGGTGCGCTTCCTCAACGACGTGCTGCTCTCCGCGCCGTCGATCCTGATCGGCCTGTTCGTATCGGAGCTGCTGGTCCGCAACGTCATCGGCCACTTCTCCGCCCTCGCCGGCTCGATCGCGCTCGCCATCCTCGCGGTGCCGATCGTCACGCGGACGACGGAGGACATATTGCTGCTGCAACCCACCGCCTTGCGCGAGGCGGGCATGGCGCTGGGCGCGACGCGCGCCTTCGTCGTGCGCAAGATCGTATGGCGATCGGCGGCGACCGGCCTGCTCACCGCCGGGCTGCTCGGTTTCGCGCGCATTTCGGGCGAGACGGCGCCGCTGCTCTTCACCTCGCTCGGCAACCAGTTCTTCAGCGTCAACCTGCTGCAACCGATCGCCAGCCTGCCCACCACCATCTTCCAGTTCGCGCTCAGCGCCTATGACGACTGGCAGCGCCTCGCCTGGGCCGGCGCCTTGCTGATCGCGGCGTCGGTGCTGGCCATCAACATCGCGGGACGCGCGATCATCCACAGGAAAACATCATGA
- a CDS encoding carbohydrate porin: MADRRPFPPHPALLAGALLSVPALAQDAGPDTGSAPWAVHAQATLVTQGVFGFRSPYSGPNSLASRQAKETFDATLYAGVRPWDGAELWINPEVDQGFGLSDTLGVAGFPSAEAYKVGKSAPYVRLQRLFFRQTIGLGGESEAIEAAANQFAGRRRTDRLVLTIGKFGVGDVFDTNRYAHDPRGDFLNWTIVDAGTFDYAADAWGYSTGAAAEWYRGAWTLRLGVFNLSKVPNGETLERDFSQNQLDLEIEHRHLLAGHSGAVRVTLFRNHGRFGRFDDALALAAGNGKAPDTALVRRAMDRPGVDVNLEQELTATLGLFARAGLADGAIEPYDFTDVDRSAAIGGALKGAHWGRADDTVGLAMVVNGITAEHRRYLDAGGIGVLVGDGRLPHPGAEAIAEAYYDWQPRKGIDVTIDYQFIANPGYNRDRGPANVVALRLHGGF, encoded by the coding sequence TTGGCCGACCGGCGTCCTTTTCCCCCTCACCCCGCCCTGCTCGCCGGCGCGCTGCTCTCCGTCCCGGCGCTGGCGCAGGATGCCGGACCGGACACGGGTAGCGCGCCTTGGGCGGTCCACGCGCAGGCGACGCTGGTGACGCAGGGGGTGTTCGGCTTCCGCTCGCCCTATTCCGGGCCGAACAGCCTCGCGTCGCGTCAGGCGAAGGAGACGTTCGACGCGACGCTCTACGCCGGTGTGCGGCCGTGGGACGGCGCCGAGCTGTGGATCAACCCGGAGGTCGATCAGGGCTTTGGCCTGTCCGATACGTTGGGCGTCGCGGGCTTTCCCAGCGCGGAGGCGTATAAGGTCGGCAAGAGCGCGCCCTATGTCCGGCTGCAACGCCTGTTCTTCCGCCAGACGATCGGACTGGGCGGGGAGAGCGAGGCGATCGAGGCCGCCGCCAACCAGTTCGCCGGGCGTCGGCGCACCGACCGGCTGGTGCTGACGATCGGCAAGTTCGGCGTCGGCGACGTGTTCGACACCAATCGCTACGCCCATGATCCGCGCGGCGATTTCCTCAACTGGACGATCGTCGACGCGGGCACGTTCGATTATGCGGCGGATGCGTGGGGCTACAGCACCGGGGCGGCGGCCGAATGGTATCGGGGCGCATGGACGCTGCGGCTCGGTGTATTCAACCTGTCCAAAGTGCCGAACGGGGAGACGCTGGAACGCGATTTCAGCCAGAACCAGCTCGATCTGGAAATAGAGCATCGCCATTTGCTCGCCGGCCACTCCGGCGCGGTGCGGGTGACATTGTTCCGCAACCACGGCCGCTTCGGCCGGTTCGACGATGCGCTCGCGCTGGCGGCGGGCAACGGCAAAGCTCCCGACACGGCGCTGGTGCGGCGGGCGATGGACCGGCCCGGCGTGGACGTGAACCTGGAGCAGGAACTGACCGCCACGCTCGGCCTGTTCGCGCGCGCCGGCCTGGCCGACGGCGCGATCGAGCCCTACGACTTCACCGATGTCGATCGCAGCGCCGCGATCGGCGGAGCGCTGAAGGGCGCGCATTGGGGCCGCGCCGACGACACGGTCGGGCTGGCGATGGTGGTCAACGGCATCACGGCGGAGCACCGGCGGTACCTCGACGCGGGCGGGATCGGCGTGCTGGTCGGCGACGGGCGGCTGCCCCATCCCGGCGCGGAGGCGATCGCCGAAGCCTATTACGACTGGCAACCGCGCAAGGGCATCGACGTGACGATCGACTATCAGTTCATCGCCAACCCCGGCTACAACCGCGATCGCGGCCCCGCCAACGTCGTCGCGCTGCGCCTGCACGGCGGGTTCTGA
- a CDS encoding aldehyde dehydrogenase family protein, which yields MTDYRMLIGGKLVDAGEHMEVVNPATGEAFATVPRADTTDADAAIAAARAAQSAWAARPIAERRAAIVALADAIAANGDELARLLTMEQGKPLAEAKGEIAWTEGYLRHYATLELPDRVIQDDENGYIAVRHQPLGVVVGIIAWNFPLLVACWKIGPAVLAGNAIVLKPAPTTPVTALRLGELAKDIFPAGVVNIITDANDLGSHLTAHPDVAKVGFTGSTATGKRIAANSADTLKRITLELGGNDAAIVLDDVDVRETARAIFDSAFLNCGQVCLAVKRAYVHADIYDAMCAELARLAEEAVVGDGLEQGARIGPIQNRMQFEKVKGFLDAARAEGNIIAGGKAMERAGYFIEPTIVRDVTDGAKIVDEEQFGPILPVIRFDDVEDVIARANASDYGLGGSVWSKDIARATDIAGRIDAGQVWVNQHVAIGPHIPMAGFKQSGLGAEQSVEGLAEYTQLKVVNVKR from the coding sequence ATGACCGACTATCGGATGCTGATTGGAGGCAAGCTCGTCGACGCGGGCGAGCATATGGAGGTCGTCAACCCGGCGACAGGGGAGGCGTTCGCCACCGTGCCCCGCGCCGACACCACTGACGCCGATGCCGCGATCGCCGCCGCCCGCGCCGCGCAGTCGGCATGGGCCGCGCGGCCGATCGCGGAGCGCCGCGCGGCGATCGTCGCGCTGGCGGACGCGATCGCCGCGAACGGCGACGAACTCGCCCGGCTGCTGACGATGGAGCAGGGCAAGCCGCTCGCCGAGGCGAAGGGCGAGATCGCGTGGACGGAGGGCTATCTGCGCCATTATGCCACGCTGGAGCTGCCGGATCGCGTCATCCAGGATGACGAGAACGGCTATATCGCCGTCCGGCACCAACCGCTCGGCGTGGTGGTCGGCATCATCGCGTGGAACTTCCCGCTGCTGGTCGCCTGCTGGAAGATCGGCCCGGCCGTGCTGGCGGGCAACGCCATCGTGCTCAAGCCCGCGCCGACCACGCCCGTCACCGCGCTCCGGCTGGGCGAGCTGGCGAAGGACATCTTCCCGGCCGGCGTGGTCAACATCATCACCGACGCCAACGATCTCGGCTCGCACCTGACGGCGCATCCCGATGTCGCCAAGGTCGGCTTCACCGGCTCCACCGCCACCGGCAAGCGGATTGCCGCCAACAGCGCCGACACGCTCAAGCGCATCACGCTGGAGCTTGGCGGCAACGACGCCGCGATCGTGCTGGACGACGTGGACGTGCGCGAGACGGCGCGGGCGATCTTCGACAGCGCCTTCCTCAATTGCGGGCAGGTGTGCCTCGCGGTGAAGCGCGCCTATGTTCACGCCGACATCTATGACGCGATGTGCGCGGAGCTTGCCCGGCTCGCCGAGGAGGCGGTGGTCGGCGACGGGCTGGAGCAGGGAGCGCGTATCGGCCCGATCCAGAACCGGATGCAGTTCGAGAAGGTGAAGGGCTTCCTCGACGCCGCACGCGCGGAGGGTAATATCATCGCCGGCGGCAAGGCGATGGAGCGCGCCGGCTATTTCATCGAGCCGACCATCGTCCGCGATGTGACCGATGGCGCGAAGATCGTCGACGAGGAACAGTTCGGCCCGATCCTGCCGGTGATCCGCTTCGACGACGTGGAGGATGTGATCGCCCGCGCCAATGCCTCTGATTACGGCCTCGGCGGATCGGTGTGGAGCAAGGATATCGCCCGCGCCACCGATATCGCCGGGCGGATCGACGCCGGGCAGGTATGGGTCAACCAGCATGTCGCGATCGGCCCGCACATCCCGATGGCCGGCTTCAAGCAATCCGGCCTCGGCGCGGAGCAGTCTGTCGAGGGACTGGCCGAATATACGCAGCTCAAGGTGGTGAACGTCAAACGATGA
- a CDS encoding phosphate ABC transporter ATP-binding protein, which translates to MSLIDNEAGETFECSITAPPAESLILEARNLDFFYGKKQTLFGVDLPVERNKITALIGPSGCGKSTLLRTLNRIYELYSGQHAVGRIILDGHDVLGDKVNVARLRARDGDAAEITPNRMDLATLRSRVGMVFQKPTPFPMSIYENIAFGVRLYKKVRGGEMDEIVERSLRRAALWDEVKDKLRESGLGLSGGQQQRLCVARGLAIDPEVLLLDEPASALDPISTAKLEDTLNELSDNVTIVIVTHNLHQAARLAQHTGFMFLGRMVEFGPTEEFFAAPKLRRTRDYVTGRFG; encoded by the coding sequence ATGAGCCTCATCGACAACGAGGCGGGCGAGACGTTCGAGTGCTCGATCACCGCGCCGCCGGCGGAAAGCCTCATCCTGGAAGCGCGCAACCTCGATTTCTTCTACGGCAAGAAGCAGACCCTGTTCGGCGTCGACCTGCCGGTGGAGCGCAACAAGATCACCGCGCTGATCGGCCCGTCCGGCTGCGGCAAGTCGACGCTGCTACGCACGCTGAACCGCATCTACGAGCTGTATTCCGGTCAGCATGCGGTGGGCCGCATCATCCTCGACGGACATGACGTGCTGGGCGACAAGGTCAATGTCGCCCGCCTGCGCGCGCGCGACGGCGACGCGGCGGAAATCACGCCGAACCGCATGGACCTCGCCACGTTGCGTTCGCGCGTCGGCATGGTCTTCCAGAAGCCGACGCCCTTCCCCATGTCGATCTACGAGAACATCGCGTTCGGCGTGCGCCTCTACAAGAAGGTGCGGGGCGGGGAGATGGACGAGATCGTCGAACGCTCGCTGCGCCGCGCCGCCTTGTGGGACGAGGTGAAGGACAAGCTCAGGGAATCCGGCCTCGGCCTGTCGGGCGGGCAGCAGCAGCGGCTGTGCGTCGCGCGCGGGCTGGCGATCGACCCGGAGGTGCTGCTGCTCGACGAGCCGGCCTCGGCGCTCGATCCGATCTCCACCGCGAAGCTGGAAGACACGCTCAACGAGCTGAGCGACAATGTGACGATCGTGATCGTCACGCACAATCTGCATCAGGCCGCGCGGCTGGCGCAGCATACCGGCTTCATGTTCCTCGGCCGGATGGTCGAGTTCGGGCCGACCGAGGAATTCTTCGCCGCACCGAAGCTGCGGCGGACACGCGACTATGTCACCGGCCGATTTGGGTGA
- a CDS encoding TonB-dependent receptor encodes MLRGSVSEQTPHNYGIYAQNADQTRVDGLDRYHIASDIATRRIARTQSVALTANYELTDALTLTSITSYDHGTLFFTEDTDGQANKTLEIPYGDRASQFAQDLRLTSNMSGPFDFIFGLYFNREKVFNTTSFQIFNDVDLNDDGRSDAADCAAGVEEGTFVACKVKNRFDQVKKSFAAYTDLKFRVSDAITLRGGLRYTHDIGRQTGFRSDAFGVDDVLVANLIPLTSASFKTDNLSGKIGLDYKLADGNLLYASISRGYRAPSFNAQAFFQPDEVSVAKAEQVTSYEIGAKTRMFDRRVTLNLAAFYYDYRNQQFINVDPATAAQTLLNIPKSRIFGGEAELSARIVDGFQLHGGLGLLSTKIIEGTVSGADVAEHKLANAPSFTFNIGPDITLARGGFGTISLHPSLAYQSSQYFEVINEAILKQKGYALLDAHLDYESADGHITASAWVKNAAQQFYFTSRVDLLAGFGFIYNHIGNPRTYGITLGYKI; translated from the coding sequence GTGTTGCGCGGCTCGGTCAGCGAGCAGACGCCGCACAATTACGGCATCTATGCGCAGAACGCCGACCAGACGCGCGTCGACGGCCTCGACCGCTATCACATCGCCTCCGACATCGCGACGCGCCGCATCGCCCGCACGCAATCGGTGGCGCTGACCGCCAATTACGAGCTGACCGATGCGCTGACGCTGACCAGCATCACCTCCTATGACCACGGCACCCTGTTCTTCACCGAGGATACGGACGGCCAGGCGAACAAGACGCTGGAAATCCCTTATGGCGACCGCGCCAGCCAGTTCGCGCAGGACCTGCGCCTGACCAGCAACATGTCCGGGCCGTTCGATTTCATCTTCGGCCTCTATTTCAACCGCGAGAAGGTGTTCAACACCACCTCGTTCCAGATCTTCAACGATGTCGATCTCAATGACGACGGCCGCAGCGACGCAGCCGATTGCGCCGCCGGGGTGGAGGAAGGCACCTTCGTTGCCTGCAAGGTGAAGAACCGCTTCGATCAGGTGAAGAAGAGCTTCGCGGCCTATACCGATCTCAAGTTCCGGGTGAGCGACGCCATCACGCTGCGCGGCGGCCTGCGCTACACCCACGATATCGGCCGGCAGACCGGGTTCCGCTCAGACGCGTTCGGGGTGGACGACGTGCTGGTGGCGAACCTGATCCCGCTCACCTCCGCCTCGTTCAAGACGGACAATCTCTCCGGCAAGATCGGGCTGGACTACAAGCTGGCCGACGGCAACCTGCTCTATGCCAGCATCAGCCGCGGCTATCGCGCGCCGAGCTTCAACGCGCAGGCATTCTTCCAGCCGGACGAGGTTTCCGTCGCCAAGGCGGAACAGGTCACCTCTTATGAGATCGGCGCCAAGACGCGCATGTTCGACCGGCGCGTCACGCTGAACCTCGCCGCCTTCTATTACGATTACCGCAACCAGCAGTTCATCAACGTCGATCCGGCCACCGCCGCGCAGACGTTGCTCAACATCCCCAAGTCGCGCATCTTCGGCGGCGAGGCCGAACTGAGCGCGCGCATCGTGGACGGTTTCCAGCTCCACGGCGGACTCGGCCTGCTGTCCACCAAGATCATCGAGGGCACTGTCAGCGGCGCGGACGTCGCCGAGCACAAGCTGGCGAACGCGCCCTCCTTCACCTTCAACATCGGGCCGGATATCACGCTGGCGCGCGGCGGCTTCGGCACGATCAGCCTGCATCCGTCGCTGGCTTACCAATCGAGCCAATATTTCGAGGTCATCAACGAGGCGATCCTGAAGCAGAAGGGCTATGCGCTGCTCGACGCGCACCTCGATTACGAAAGCGCGGACGGGCACATCACCGCCTCGGCGTGGGTGAAGAATGCTGCGCAGCAATTCTACTTCACCTCGCGGGTCGATCTGCTCGCGGGCTTCGGCTTCATCTATAACCATATCGGCAACCCGCGTACCTATGGCATCACGCTGGGCTACAAGATCTGA